A single Campylobacter hyointestinalis subsp. hyointestinalis DNA region contains:
- a CDS encoding AAA family ATPase: MKFMVENLGLLNQAEIEIGDLTILCGENNSGKTYAVYAFYGFWKFFSKNLGEFVSQHKNDFIQEDKTISIEKSKFIDICKHLVSDINKHYKDDLAKVLGGSADNYADAKFKSEFQILDLETIYNQENISLNIYEKDEKIIFDYFNEENIIMTQNKYLLLIYQTISQLICKPKNIEIISVERTGIDMFYNELNLNKNSLLAGLAQADEKTLIRDINNYMKTTMSRYPLPIIDNIETINDRTNITKEKSFISQSENREIVGLLWQIVGGKYIINESGIQFANGAKVKITSGCKSVDIQQTSSSVKSLFLLDLYIKYKAQKGDILIIDEPELNLHPRNQILLARLLVMLVNIGIKVFISTHSDYILREFSSCICLKNVSDENLKNLKEYNKQMQLDANKVRAYQTIKIKDEITTESVKITQEDGIFMDTFNDIINEQNRTQDKIYEQILKSQS; the protein is encoded by the coding sequence ATGAAATTTATGGTTGAAAATTTAGGACTCTTAAATCAAGCAGAGATAGAAATTGGCGACTTAACTATTCTTTGCGGTGAAAATAATAGTGGTAAAACCTATGCTGTTTATGCTTTTTATGGTTTTTGGAAATTTTTTTCTAAAAATCTTGGAGAGTTTGTTTCGCAACATAAAAATGATTTTATACAAGAAGATAAAACTATTAGTATTGAAAAATCCAAATTTATTGACATATGTAAACACCTTGTATCCGATATAAATAAACACTATAAAGACGATCTTGCAAAAGTTTTAGGTGGTAGCGCTGATAATTATGCTGATGCCAAATTTAAATCAGAATTTCAAATTTTAGATCTTGAAACAATCTATAATCAAGAAAATATTTCATTAAACATTTATGAAAAAGATGAAAAGATAATTTTTGATTATTTCAATGAAGAAAATATAATAATGACTCAAAATAAATATTTGTTGTTAATTTATCAAACAATATCTCAATTAATATGCAAACCTAAAAATATAGAAATAATAAGTGTAGAGCGTACTGGCATAGATATGTTTTACAATGAATTAAATTTAAATAAAAATAGCCTTCTAGCAGGACTTGCACAAGCAGATGAAAAAACACTAATTAGAGATATAAATAATTACATGAAAACAACTATGTCTCGTTATCCTTTACCAATAATTGATAATATAGAAACAATAAATGATAGAACGAACATAACAAAAGAAAAAAGCTTCATATCTCAAAGTGAAAATCGTGAAATTGTAGGCCTACTTTGGCAAATAGTTGGCGGAAAATATATAATAAATGAAAGCGGAATACAATTTGCTAACGGAGCAAAAGTAAAGATTACTTCTGGTTGTAAATCCGTAGATATACAACAAACTTCAAGTTCAGTAAAATCTCTATTTTTATTAGATTTATATATAAAATACAAAGCTCAAAAAGGCGATATTTTAATCATAGATGAACCAGAATTAAACTTACATCCAAGAAATCAAATTTTACTAGCTAGGCTTTTAGTTATGTTGGTAAATATCGGCATAAAGGTGTTTATCAGCACTCATAGTGATTATATTTTGCGTGAGTTTAGCTCTTGTATTTGCTTAAAAAATGTCAGTGATGAAAATTTAAAAAATCTTAAAGAGTATAACAAGCAAATGCAATTAGACGCTAATAAAGTAAGAGCTTATCAAACTATAAAAATTAAAGATGAAATAACTACTGAAAGTGTTAAAATAACTCAAGAAGATGGCATTTTCATGGACACTTTCAACGACATTATAAACGAACAAAATAGAACTCAAGATAAAATTTACGAACAAATCTTAAAGAGTCAATCATGA